A genomic stretch from Puniceicoccus vermicola includes:
- a CDS encoding transposase, whose translation MKRRRYTAEFKKEAVKMIIIEGTPVKEVSEQLGVPEGMLYSWRKKHLDDLEAEAPEGAQSPKAMAEELAQVRKELAKQKRMNEILKKTVGYFSNPE comes from the coding sequence ATGAAGAGACGCCGCTACACTGCCGAGTTCAAAAAAGAGGCAGTCAAGATGATCATAATTGAAGGTACACCGGTGAAGGAGGTATCCGAGCAGCTTGGTGTTCCCGAGGGGATGCTGTATAGCTGGAGGAAGAAGCACCTGGATGATTTGGAGGCTGAGGCTCCCGAGGGTGCACAGAGTCCGAAGGCGATGGCCGAGGAGCTGGCCCAGGTCCGCAAGGAGCTGGCCAAGCAAAAGCGGATGAACGAGATACTAAAAAAAACGGTGGGCTACTTCAGCAACCCCGAGTGA